The Streptomyces sp. NBC_00306 sequence TTACGCGGAAGATCAGACATGCGCCCCTCCAATTCCCCGACAGCAGCCGAGCCGCGTACGGCGGTTACCCGGCCATTGTCTCGTGCGACGGCCCGAAGTCCGAGGTGTGCTCCCTCTCACTCTTCCCATGTGCACCGCAGACGCAGTCGATGTGCGGCGAGATCCTCTCCGATCGCCAGTCCAGCAGCGGCAGCGAGGTCTCCCAACGCGCTCCTGTACTGGTGGGCAGTTCTCCGTCGAGGAAGGACAGCGCATGCGCCGCCGTTGTCCCCGCCACCAGTGTGGCGAGTGCGACGTCACATGCCGGCACCGCCCCACTGCGACGGCCCGCCGAACGCCACTGTGCCAGGAGCCGTCGCCATCCGGGGTCATGGTCCGCCCGGTCCAGTTCGAGACATCCGGCACATGCCGTGCCGCCGGGCAGCACCAACGGCCCCACCACACCGGTCGCCTCGATCACACCGGCGTACAGATGCGGAGTTCCCGTGGCGATCCAGTCGGCGGCCCCGTCGGGGTCGGGTGCGTAGGCGGCGAGACCGTCGCGTGGGCACACGACGACCAGCGACAGGCCGGGCTCGGCGCCCCTGCCTCCTGCCGCGGAGTCTCCCCCTGCCGCCGGCGCGGACTGCGGCGTCGGTGCCGAGGCCGCCGACGACGCCGCGCGTGCCCGGCCCCTCTGCCGTGGTGACGGGGAAGCGGCGGACCGCCGGACCAGCTGACGGGCCGTCGTGTCCCTTCTGCCGCCGACCGCGCCCGCCGACAGACCGCCCGGAGCGATGTCCCACGGTTCGGTGCATCCGCCGTCCAGCACCTCGATGCGTCCGACCCCGGCCGAGGAGAGCAGCGCGGCGACGGTCGCGCCGACGCGGCCCGCGCCCCGGACCTGGACGCGCATGGCCCGGCGAGCGGTCAGTCGCCGTATCCCACCGCCTGGTTCCGGATGGACCACGGAGAGCGTCGCCAGATCGGGACGCAGGCGGTCGAGGGCGCCCGCCCGCTGCCGTAAGGCATCGGCCTCCGGCCCGCCCGTCGTCGCGTCGTCGAGCAGTCCCGCTGTGCTCAGCCGTCTGACCAGGGCATCCACCTGCCCGTCCGGCATGCCCATCACCCGGGCCTCCTCACGCAGCAGCGGAAGCCCGCGGGTGCCGTCGAGCAGCTCCAGCAGAGCACCTGTCGCCGTGTCCACGGGCCCGACCACGACCGCGTGCGCCGGTGTCACCCCGAACTGCACGGTCTGCCGCTCCCGCCATGCCCGCCTCAGCGCCGGCTTCACCATCGGATGCATTTCCACTTCCCCCTCGATAACCGCGAACCGAAGAACCTTGCGGAGCGAGAACCCGAGACCGCCGGAACTCGCAGAACCGCTGGAACCGAGACCGCCGGAACCCGCAGAACCGCCAGAACCCGCAGAACCACCAGAACCCGCAGAACCGTGAGTAACCGAAGAATGATCAAGAACGGCTCTCCGCTGATCCGTTGTCAGAATGCCCGGCCGCGTCGAAGGGTGTGAAAAGTTATCCACAGGCTTGGGGTATTAGTCGTTCAAATGGTGCAGCCAAGGAGTGGATCAAGATCGAACCGTTCCGGAGGCGGGACTTCCCCCACCGGCAACGGGTAACGTCGGGGCGTGTCCGTCGACCCTTCCCCTCGCGTCGCTGGGGAGACACCACCGCGCAGTGCGGGAAGTCAACAGCGCAGCGTGCCAGGCCGCCCGTCCCGCGGATCGGGGACCAGCGCGGTCGAGGTCCGCAGGAGCGCGCGCCGCAGCAGAACGGTCTCCGCCTATCGGGAGGGCGACCGGACCATCGTCCTGATCCCCGCCCGGATGTCGGAGGCGGAGGAGCAGCGCTGGGTGGGCGTCATGCTCGACAAACTCGCCGCCCAGGAGAGCAAGCGGATCCTCGGTGACAGCGAACTCACCGAGCGTGCCGAGCGGTTGTCCGCCCAGTACTTCGACGGACGCGCAAGACCGACATCCGTGAGATGGGTGACGAATCAGAACACCCGCTGGGGCTCCTGCACCCCGGCCGAGGGCAGCATCCGCCTCTCGCACCGGCTGCAGGGCATGCCCGAGTACGTCGTCGACTATGTGCTCGTCCACGAGCTGGCGCATCTCCTGGTGCCCGGTCACGGCCCGCGATTCTGGCGGCTGCTGGAGGCGTATCCCCGAACCGAGCGCGCCCGGGGCTATCTCGAGGGCGTCGTGGCCGCCGACCGGCTGCCGCACCTGCCCGTCACCGGCGGGGAATGACCCCCGACCGGCCATGATCCCGTGTACCGAATGTGTCCCGGCCTGCGTCCGGACTTGGCTCAATGTCGGTTTGAGCCGTTAGCCTGACGCGACGTATTCACCTTCGGGATGGGGGACGGTCGTTACGCATGGCCAGGGAATTCCAACGCGGCCACAAGGCCAAGATCAGTGATCTCACGCCGGGAACGGATCTGTACGTAGGTGTGCAGATCGCGGCTCCTGGGCTGACCTTCGACATCAGCTGCTTCGGCCTCGACGCCAACGAGCAGCTCTCCGACGACCGGTACTTCATCTTCTTCAACCAGCCGAAGTCGCCCGAGGAGTCCGTTCAGCTGCTGGGCGCGCAGGCCGGTGACACCGAGTCCTTCCGCGTCACGCTCGACCGTATTCCGGCGAACATCCACAAGCTGTCCTTCACCGCGACGATCGACGGTGCCGGACAGATGTCGCAGGTCGGCCCGGGATACATCCGGATCGTCGCCGGCGGCGAAGAGGTCGTCCGGTATCCGTTCAACGGCTCGGAGTTCACCACCGAGCGCGCGGTGATGCTGGGCGACTTCTATCTGAAGGACGTCTGGCGTTTCGCCGCCATCGGTCAGGGCTTCGACGGCGGACTCGACGCCCTGCTGAAGAACTTCGGCGGCGAGGTCGCCGAGGAGCAGCCGTCGGCCCAGCAGCCCCAGGCCGCGCCGTCGTTCGGGCCGCCCGCCCAGGCGACGGCACCTCCGGCTTTCGGCGCACCCGCCGCCCCGCAGGCTCCGCAGCCCGCGCCGTCGTTCGGTGCACCGGCGGCGCAGGCCCCGGCTCCGGCGAACCCGCAGATGCATGCCGCGCCCACGGTCGCAGCACCGATGCCCCCACAGGGCACGATGCCGCCGTCCGCGCCGTCGCCGTACGGGCAGCCGCCTCAGCAGCCGCAGTTCGGACAGGTGCCGGGACAGCAGCCCGGGCAGCTGCCGGGTCAGTTCCCGGGTCAGGCCCAGCCGCCCGGCGCGCCCGCGCCGTACGGCCAGCAGGCTCCCTACGGACAGCCCCAGGGGATGCCTCCGGGCGCGCCGCAGGGTGTCCCCCAGGGAGCCCCGCAGGGCGGTGCCGGCCTCCAGGCCGCGCTCCAGCCCTACCGTGAGACGGCCACCGGTCAGCGCTGGACCCCGCAGAATCAGCAGTTGATGCGGGTCGACCTCACCATGGGCGGCACGCCCGTCCTGGCCCGCCAGGGCAGCATGGTGATGTACCAGGGCAAGGTGGACTTCGGCCACAAGGGTGCGGGCTTCGCGGGTCGTGTGATCGGCAATGCGACGGGCCAGGAGATGCAGCTGATGCGCTGTTCCGGCCGCGGCCAGGTCTTCCTCGCGGAGGAGGGCGCGCATCTGCACCCGATCGAGCTCCAGGGCGACGGCATCTGCGTCTCCGCGGAGAACGTCCTCGCCTTCGACGAGTCCCTCCAGTACGAGGTCCGTCGTATCGAGGGCCACGGCATCCCCGGCGGCGCGCTGTTCACCATGCAGTTCCAGGGCACCGGCACCGTCGTCGTGAAGACGCACGGCATCCCGGTCGTCCTGCCGGTCACGCCGACCACCTTCGCCGACTGCAATGCCGTCGTCGCTTGGTCGTCCGCGTCCCAGGTGATCCTCTCCAGCCAGGTCCGGCTGCGCCGCAACGCGTACCCGGGCCACAGCGGGGAGACGATCAACCTCCAGTTCCGGGGCGCCCCCGGCAACTTCATCGTCGTCCAGCCGTACGAGGTCTGAGGGAGCCCGAAGACATGAACCAGCAACTTGCGGGCTTCGCCCCGACTCCGATCACGGCCCGTATGGAGAACCACGGCCGGTCGATGCTCAAGGTCGCCATGGCCTCCGGCCAGGACCTGTACGCACGCACCGGCTCGATGGTCGCCTACGAGGGCTTCGTCCAGTACGAGCCCAACCCGCCCGGCGTCCGCCAGGTCGCCTCCCAGTGGGTGACCGGCGAGGGCGCGCCCATCATGAAGTGCTCCGGCGACGGGCTGCTGTATCTCGCCGACTACGGCGCCGATGTGGTCGTCATCAATCTCAACAACGACTCCCTCTCGGTCAACGGCACCAATCTGCTCGCCTTCGACGCGCACCTCCAGTGGGGCGTCGAGCGGGTCAAGGGCCTGGCCAAGTTCGCCGGCCAGGGCCTGTGGAACGTGGAGATCGCGGGCACCGGCTGGGTCGCGCTGACCTCCCGCGGCACGCCGATCGTCGTCGACTGCGGCCGTGGCGAGGACGAGACGTACGTCGATCCGGACGCCCTGGTCGCGTGGTCCCCGAACCTCAAGGTGAAGGGCAAGCGCAGCTTCAAGGCCTCCTCCCTCGTCGGACGGGGCAGCGGCGAGGCGTACCAGATGGCCTTCTCGGGCCAGGGCATCGTCGTCGTACAGCCGAGCGAGGACAGCACGGACCGCCTGCGGGTCCGGGGCTGAGGGGGAGCGAACACATCATGCAGAGCCCACTTTTCAACCACGCCGAACAGCAGTCCCAGGAGCGCTACGTCGTCCAGAACCCGCAGCTGCTGCGGGTCGCGCTCACCGGGCAGGACGACGTTCTCGCCCGCAAGGGCGCGATGGTCGCCTACCAGGGGCTGATGGATTTCGACGGTGAGTACCAGAGCGGTCAGCAGCGCCGCGCCCGCGCCAACACCGGCGAGGGCCTGGATCTGATGCGCTGTTCCGGACAGGGCACCGTCTACCTCGCGAACCTCGCGCAGTACATCCACGTCGTCGACGTCGACCAGGAGGGCATGACGGTCGACAGCGCCTATGTCCTGGCGCTCGACTCGACGC is a genomic window containing:
- a CDS encoding ThiF family adenylyltransferase, whose amino-acid sequence is MHPMVKPALRRAWRERQTVQFGVTPAHAVVVGPVDTATGALLELLDGTRGLPLLREEARVMGMPDGQVDALVRRLSTAGLLDDATTGGPEADALRQRAGALDRLRPDLATLSVVHPEPGGGIRRLTARRAMRVQVRGAGRVGATVAALLSSAGVGRIEVLDGGCTEPWDIAPGGLSAGAVGGRRDTTARQLVRRSAASPSPRQRGRARAASSAASAPTPQSAPAAGGDSAAGGRGAEPGLSLVVVCPRDGLAAYAPDPDGAADWIATGTPHLYAGVIEATGVVGPLVLPGGTACAGCLELDRADHDPGWRRLLAQWRSAGRRSGAVPACDVALATLVAGTTAAHALSFLDGELPTSTGARWETSLPLLDWRSERISPHIDCVCGAHGKSEREHTSDFGPSHETMAG
- a CDS encoding M48 metallopeptidase family protein, whose amino-acid sequence is MSVDPSPRVAGETPPRSAGSQQRSVPGRPSRGSGTSAVEVRRSARRSRTVSAYREGDRTIVLIPARMSEAEEQRWVGVMLDKLAAQESKRILGDSELTERAERLSAQYFDGRARPTSVRWVTNQNTRWGSCTPAEGSIRLSHRLQGMPEYVVDYVLVHELAHLLVPGHGPRFWRLLEAYPRTERARGYLEGVVAADRLPHLPVTGGE
- a CDS encoding TerD family protein — its product is MAREFQRGHKAKISDLTPGTDLYVGVQIAAPGLTFDISCFGLDANEQLSDDRYFIFFNQPKSPEESVQLLGAQAGDTESFRVTLDRIPANIHKLSFTATIDGAGQMSQVGPGYIRIVAGGEEVVRYPFNGSEFTTERAVMLGDFYLKDVWRFAAIGQGFDGGLDALLKNFGGEVAEEQPSAQQPQAAPSFGPPAQATAPPAFGAPAAPQAPQPAPSFGAPAAQAPAPANPQMHAAPTVAAPMPPQGTMPPSAPSPYGQPPQQPQFGQVPGQQPGQLPGQFPGQAQPPGAPAPYGQQAPYGQPQGMPPGAPQGVPQGAPQGGAGLQAALQPYRETATGQRWTPQNQQLMRVDLTMGGTPVLARQGSMVMYQGKVDFGHKGAGFAGRVIGNATGQEMQLMRCSGRGQVFLAEEGAHLHPIELQGDGICVSAENVLAFDESLQYEVRRIEGHGIPGGALFTMQFQGTGTVVVKTHGIPVVLPVTPTTFADCNAVVAWSSASQVILSSQVRLRRNAYPGHSGETINLQFRGAPGNFIVVQPYEV
- a CDS encoding AIM24 family protein, whose translation is MNQQLAGFAPTPITARMENHGRSMLKVAMASGQDLYARTGSMVAYEGFVQYEPNPPGVRQVASQWVTGEGAPIMKCSGDGLLYLADYGADVVVINLNNDSLSVNGTNLLAFDAHLQWGVERVKGLAKFAGQGLWNVEIAGTGWVALTSRGTPIVVDCGRGEDETYVDPDALVAWSPNLKVKGKRSFKASSLVGRGSGEAYQMAFSGQGIVVVQPSEDSTDRLRVRG